In Bradysia coprophila strain Holo2 unplaced genomic scaffold, BU_Bcop_v1 contig_24, whole genome shotgun sequence, one genomic interval encodes:
- the LOC119077736 gene encoding RNA-binding protein Musashi homolog 2 isoform X2 has product MLFENPAVAAKLPFPYNVPPPMQAAAALPMPNLRYFSPDKVSQTNGPLPGAIENGALIHHDLHNALAAMKTEAAHQQQQQQQQQQQTQHTNGTTASHSGSSGRSTPNNADPAPGKLFVGGLSWQTSSEKLQEYFGVFGTVTDVLIMKDPVTQRSRGFGFITFSEPSSVENVLKVPIHILDGKKIDPKHATPKNRPRQTHRTKKIFVGGVSQDTSADEVKAYFNQFGKVEETVMLMDQQTKRHRGFGFVTFENEDVVDRVCEIHFHTIKNKKVECKKAQPKEAVTPAAQLLQKRLMLGGLGVRMVAPPTMTGPGSVTAATQLQVAQAQAQAAQAAAVMQAQNAAAAGYGKVFTTYPPTLHSFRYAPYPIPASAAAAAAHMSAAQHAQPQGQPAQQQQALAAAPTVGTQNPYHPQGYGLPNVDMSSFQGVDWSSMYGMGIY; this is encoded by the exons aTACTTCAGTCCTGATAAAGTCAGTCAAACAAATGGACCACTTCCTGG TGCGATTGAAAATGGTGCACTAATTCATCACGATTTACACAATGCATTGGCTGCAATGAAAACTGAGGCAGCGcatcaacagcaacaacaacagcagcagcagcaacaaacACAGCATACCAATGGTACAACAGCATCACATTCCGGTTCGTCAGGTCGATCAACGCCAAATAATGCAGATCCGGCACCTGGTAAATTGTTTGTTGGCGGTCTAAGTTGGCAAACATCTTCGGAAAAGTTGCAAGAATATTTCGGTGTATTTGGAACAGTAACTGATGTACTGATCATGAAGGATCCGGTCACACAG AGAAGCCGCGGATTTGGTTTCATCACATTCTCAGAACCAAGTAGTGTAGAAAATGTTCTCAAAGTGCCAATTCACATATTagatggcaaaaaaattgaCCCCAAACACGCAACACCAAAGAATCGACCACGCCAAACGCATCGAACCAAGAAGATATTCGTTGGTGGCGTCAGCCAGGACACATCCGCTGACGAAGTGAAAGCCTATTTCAACCAGTTCGGCAAAGTCGAAGAAACCGTCATGTTGATGGACCAACAAACGAAACGGCATCGTGGTTTCGGTTTTGTTACATTCGAGAATGAGGATGTGGTCGACCGTGTCTGCGAAAttcatttccatacaattAAGAATAAGAAAGTCGAATGCAAGAAGGCTCAACCGAAAGAGGCTGTTACACCCGCAGCGCAGCTGTTACAGAAACGTTTGATGCTGGGCGGTTTGGGTGTACGCATGGTTGCACCGCCAACGATGACCGGACCCGGTTCGGTGACGGCGGCCACACAATTGCAAGTTGCTCAGGCTCAGGCACAGGCAGCTCAGGCTGCAGCCGTTATGCAAGCTCAAAATGCGGCAGCTGCAGGCTATGGAAAAGTGTTCACTACATATCCACCAACATTGCATAGTTTCAG ATATGCACCATATCCAATTCCAGCTAGTGCTGCCGCAGCTGCTGCACATATGTCTGCAGCTCAACACGCTCAGCCACAAGGCCAACCAGCCCAACAGCAACAGGCATTAGCAGCCGCACCGACTGTTGGTACGCAAAATCCATATCATCCACAAGGTTATGGTTTGCCGAACGTCGACATGTCAAGTTTTCAGGGCGTCGATTGGAGTTCCATGTACGGCATGGGAAT tTATTGA
- the LOC119077736 gene encoding RNA-binding protein Musashi homolog 2 isoform X1: MLFENPAVAAKLPFPYNVPPPMQAAAALPMPNLRYFSPDKVSQTNGPLPGAIENGALIHHDLHNALAAMKTEAAHQQQQQQQQQQQTQHTNGTTASHSGSSGRSTPNNADPAPGKLFVGGLSWQTSSEKLQEYFGVFGTVTDVLIMKDPVTQRSRGFGFITFSEPSSVENVLKVPIHILDGKKIDPKHATPKNRPRQTHRTKKIFVGGVSQDTSADEVKAYFNQFGKVEETVMLMDQQTKRHRGFGFVTFENEDVVDRVCEIHFHTIKNKKVECKKAQPKEAVTPAAQLLQKRLMLGGLGVRMVAPPTMTGPGSVTAATQLQVAQAQAQAAQAAAVMQAQNAAAAGYGKVFTTYPPTLHSFRYAPYPIPASAAAAAAHMSAAQHAQPQGQPAQQQQALAAAPTVGTQNPYHPQGYGLPNVDMSSFQGVDWSSMYGMGMYV; the protein is encoded by the exons aTACTTCAGTCCTGATAAAGTCAGTCAAACAAATGGACCACTTCCTGG TGCGATTGAAAATGGTGCACTAATTCATCACGATTTACACAATGCATTGGCTGCAATGAAAACTGAGGCAGCGcatcaacagcaacaacaacagcagcagcagcaacaaacACAGCATACCAATGGTACAACAGCATCACATTCCGGTTCGTCAGGTCGATCAACGCCAAATAATGCAGATCCGGCACCTGGTAAATTGTTTGTTGGCGGTCTAAGTTGGCAAACATCTTCGGAAAAGTTGCAAGAATATTTCGGTGTATTTGGAACAGTAACTGATGTACTGATCATGAAGGATCCGGTCACACAG AGAAGCCGCGGATTTGGTTTCATCACATTCTCAGAACCAAGTAGTGTAGAAAATGTTCTCAAAGTGCCAATTCACATATTagatggcaaaaaaattgaCCCCAAACACGCAACACCAAAGAATCGACCACGCCAAACGCATCGAACCAAGAAGATATTCGTTGGTGGCGTCAGCCAGGACACATCCGCTGACGAAGTGAAAGCCTATTTCAACCAGTTCGGCAAAGTCGAAGAAACCGTCATGTTGATGGACCAACAAACGAAACGGCATCGTGGTTTCGGTTTTGTTACATTCGAGAATGAGGATGTGGTCGACCGTGTCTGCGAAAttcatttccatacaattAAGAATAAGAAAGTCGAATGCAAGAAGGCTCAACCGAAAGAGGCTGTTACACCCGCAGCGCAGCTGTTACAGAAACGTTTGATGCTGGGCGGTTTGGGTGTACGCATGGTTGCACCGCCAACGATGACCGGACCCGGTTCGGTGACGGCGGCCACACAATTGCAAGTTGCTCAGGCTCAGGCACAGGCAGCTCAGGCTGCAGCCGTTATGCAAGCTCAAAATGCGGCAGCTGCAGGCTATGGAAAAGTGTTCACTACATATCCACCAACATTGCATAGTTTCAG ATATGCACCATATCCAATTCCAGCTAGTGCTGCCGCAGCTGCTGCACATATGTCTGCAGCTCAACACGCTCAGCCACAAGGCCAACCAGCCCAACAGCAACAGGCATTAGCAGCCGCACCGACTGTTGGTACGCAAAATCCATATCATCCACAAGGTTATGGTTTGCCGAACGTCGACATGTCAAGTTTTCAGGGCGTCGATTGGAGTTCCATGTACGGCATGGGAATGTacgtttaa